From Pandoraea norimbergensis, the proteins below share one genomic window:
- a CDS encoding p-hydroxycinnamoyl CoA hydratase/lyase — protein MNAYEGRWKTIDVKVEGGIGWVTFNRPEKRNAMSPTLNSEMIQVLDALELDGDARVVVLTGAGAAWTAGMDLKEYFREIDGGPEIVQERIRRDASDWQWRRLRMYAKPTIAMVNGWCFGGGFSPLVACDLAIAADDAVFGLSEINWGIPPGNLVSKAMADTVGHRRALHYIMTGDTFNGAQAAEMGLVNESVPLAQLREATIALAGKLLEKNPVVLRAAKHGFKRSRELTWEQCEDYLYAKLDQAQLRDPEHGREQGLKQFLDDKSIKPGLQAYKR, from the coding sequence ATGAATGCATACGAAGGACGCTGGAAAACGATCGACGTGAAGGTGGAAGGCGGCATTGGCTGGGTCACCTTCAATCGTCCGGAGAAGCGCAACGCGATGAGCCCGACGCTCAACAGCGAAATGATTCAGGTGCTTGATGCGCTCGAACTCGACGGCGATGCCCGCGTGGTCGTGCTCACCGGTGCAGGCGCTGCGTGGACGGCCGGTATGGACCTCAAGGAGTACTTCCGCGAGATCGACGGCGGCCCGGAGATCGTGCAGGAGCGCATTCGCCGCGACGCCTCCGACTGGCAATGGCGCCGTCTGCGCATGTACGCCAAACCGACCATCGCGATGGTCAACGGCTGGTGCTTCGGCGGTGGCTTTTCGCCGCTCGTGGCGTGCGATCTGGCCATTGCGGCCGACGACGCCGTGTTCGGTCTGTCGGAAATCAACTGGGGCATTCCGCCGGGCAATCTGGTGAGCAAGGCCATGGCCGATACGGTCGGTCATCGCCGTGCGCTGCACTACATCATGACCGGCGACACCTTCAATGGTGCGCAAGCCGCCGAGATGGGGCTGGTGAACGAGAGCGTGCCGCTCGCCCAACTGCGCGAGGCAACCATCGCGCTGGCAGGCAAGCTGCTGGAGAAGAACCCCGTGGTGCTTCGCGCGGCCAAGCATGGCTTCAAGCGCTCGCGTGAGCTGACGTGGGAGCAGTGCGAAGACTATCTGTACGCCAAGCTCGATCAGGCACAACTGCGCGACCCGGAGCATGGCCGCGAGCAGGGCCTGAAGCAATTCCTCGACGACAAGTCGATCAAGCCGGGTCTGCAAGCCTACAAGCGTTGA
- a CDS encoding porin: MALSARSLGILSAAAALMAPGLAAAQSNVTMYGIVDTGIEYVSHASANGAVWRMPGVTGELPSRWGLRGSEDLGGGLSAIFQLESGFNLRGGDLGQGGRLFGRQAFVGVKSPYGTLSIGRQYSMTYYALLGSDVLGPDIYGMGSFDAYIPNARTDNSIAYQVGWQGLSFGVAYSFGRDSGGTGNSPGQGTCAGQVPGQSTQCRDWSVMLKYDASNFGVAASYEEQRGGTNAAANFFDGLATTALTSSSDKDARTTLGAYYKYGALKVGGGWLGRSVTTASVNTHSNLFYLGAAYNFTPAWLVDGEVYRIVNSDHDTRGTMTTLRATYSLSVRTAVYAQGAYLFNSAKAAYSVSGGGGGTTPPAGVGQTGVMLGMRHTF; encoded by the coding sequence ATGGCACTTTCCGCACGCTCGCTGGGCATTTTGTCTGCCGCTGCCGCGCTCATGGCACCCGGCTTGGCCGCCGCACAATCGAATGTCACGATGTACGGCATCGTCGACACCGGTATCGAATACGTCTCGCACGCGAGCGCCAACGGCGCCGTGTGGCGCATGCCGGGGGTGACGGGCGAGTTGCCCTCGCGCTGGGGTCTGCGCGGCTCGGAAGACTTGGGCGGCGGCCTGTCGGCAATCTTTCAACTGGAGAGCGGCTTCAACCTGCGCGGCGGCGATCTGGGGCAGGGCGGCCGCCTGTTTGGACGGCAGGCGTTCGTGGGTGTGAAGAGCCCCTACGGCACGCTATCCATCGGGCGTCAGTATTCGATGACGTACTACGCGCTGCTCGGCTCCGATGTGCTGGGCCCGGACATCTACGGCATGGGCTCGTTCGACGCCTATATTCCGAACGCGCGTACCGACAACTCGATCGCCTATCAGGTCGGCTGGCAGGGGCTGTCGTTCGGTGTGGCCTATTCGTTCGGGCGCGACAGCGGCGGCACCGGCAACTCGCCGGGGCAGGGCACCTGTGCCGGGCAAGTGCCGGGGCAATCGACGCAATGCCGCGACTGGTCGGTGATGCTGAAGTACGACGCGAGCAACTTCGGTGTGGCAGCGTCGTATGAAGAGCAACGCGGGGGCACCAACGCCGCCGCCAACTTCTTCGACGGGCTCGCAACGACGGCGCTTACCAGCAGCAGCGACAAGGACGCGCGCACCACCTTGGGCGCCTATTACAAATACGGTGCGCTCAAAGTCGGTGGCGGCTGGCTGGGCCGCAGCGTGACGACCGCATCGGTCAACACGCACTCGAACCTTTTCTATCTCGGCGCGGCGTACAACTTCACGCCTGCGTGGCTGGTCGATGGCGAGGTCTATCGCATCGTCAACAGCGACCACGACACGCGCGGCACGATGACCACGCTGCGCGCGACGTATTCGCTCTCGGTGCGCACGGCGGTCTATGCGCAAGGTGCCTACCTGTTCAACAGCGCCAAGGCAGCCTATTCGGTCAGCGGCGGCGGTGGGGGTACGACGCCGCCCGCAGGTGTCGGCCAAACCGGTGTGATGCTCGGCATGCGTCATACGTTCTGA
- a CDS encoding aldehyde dehydrogenase: MHEVRMLIGGQWRDAQNGATFERIDPVTGDIASRAPAATLADADAAVDAAQAAFPAWAALSPGARRARLLAAAERMDARAAEFIAVGAAETGAMANWYGFNVMLAANMLREAAAMTTQIDGSVIPSDVPGSLALAVRSPVGVVLGIAPWNAPVILATRALAMPLACGNTVVLKASEQCPGVHALIGACLHDAGLGDGVVNIVTNAPADAGEIVARLIAHPAVRRVNFTGSTHVGRIIARVAAEHLKPALLELGGKAPVLVLDDADLDAAVDGIAFGAFFNQGQICMSTERVIVEARIADAFVEKLTAKAAKLHAGSPTSPDSVLGAMVSAQAASRVAALVEDARENGARLPLGCRVEGAIMQATIVDGVTPAMRLYREESFGPVVTIQRVDGDDEAIRVANDSEFGLSAAIFSRDVARALQLAKRIESGICHINGPTVHDEAQMPFGGVKSSGYGRFGSKASIGEFTELRWITVQTTPRHYPI, translated from the coding sequence ATGCATGAAGTCCGGATGCTGATCGGCGGGCAGTGGCGAGACGCACAGAATGGCGCCACGTTCGAGCGCATCGACCCCGTTACGGGCGACATCGCCTCGCGCGCACCGGCCGCAACGTTGGCTGACGCCGACGCAGCGGTAGATGCCGCGCAGGCCGCATTTCCCGCATGGGCGGCGCTGTCGCCGGGAGCGCGCCGTGCGCGTCTGCTGGCCGCCGCCGAGCGCATGGATGCCCGCGCCGCCGAGTTCATCGCCGTGGGGGCAGCCGAGACCGGCGCGATGGCGAACTGGTATGGCTTCAACGTGATGCTCGCCGCGAACATGTTGCGCGAAGCCGCTGCGATGACCACGCAGATCGACGGCAGCGTGATTCCGAGCGACGTGCCCGGCAGTCTCGCGCTCGCGGTGCGCTCGCCGGTCGGTGTGGTGCTGGGCATCGCGCCGTGGAACGCGCCGGTGATTCTCGCGACACGTGCGCTGGCCATGCCGCTCGCCTGCGGCAACACCGTGGTACTGAAGGCGTCGGAACAATGTCCGGGCGTTCACGCGCTGATTGGGGCGTGCCTGCACGACGCCGGCCTCGGTGACGGCGTGGTCAACATCGTGACCAATGCCCCGGCCGATGCTGGCGAGATCGTCGCGCGGCTGATTGCGCACCCGGCCGTGCGCCGGGTGAATTTCACCGGTTCCACGCATGTTGGGCGCATCATCGCGCGCGTGGCCGCCGAGCATCTCAAACCCGCGTTGCTCGAGTTGGGCGGTAAGGCGCCGGTGCTGGTGCTGGACGACGCTGACCTCGATGCCGCCGTGGACGGTATCGCCTTCGGTGCCTTCTTCAACCAAGGGCAAATCTGCATGTCGACGGAGCGCGTGATTGTCGAGGCCCGCATTGCCGATGCCTTCGTTGAAAAGCTGACGGCCAAGGCCGCGAAGCTTCACGCAGGTTCGCCGACATCGCCCGACAGCGTGCTGGGTGCGATGGTCAGTGCGCAAGCGGCTTCACGGGTGGCAGCGCTGGTGGAAGACGCCCGTGAAAACGGCGCGCGTTTGCCGCTGGGATGCCGTGTCGAGGGCGCCATCATGCAGGCGACGATCGTCGACGGCGTGACCCCTGCGATGCGGCTCTATCGCGAGGAATCGTTCGGCCCCGTTGTCACGATTCAACGTGTCGACGGCGATGACGAGGCCATCCGTGTGGCTAACGATAGCGAGTTCGGTTTGTCGGCGGCGATATTCAGCCGCGATGTGGCGCGTGCGTTGCAACTGGCCAAGCGGATCGAGTCGGGGATATGCCATATCAACGGCCCGACGGTGCACGACGAAGCGCAGATGCCGTTTGGCGGTGTGAAGTCGAGCGGCTACGGCCGGTTCGGCAGCAAGGCGTCGATTGGCGAGTTCACCGAACTGCGCTGGATCACTGTGCAGACCACGCCCCGGCATTACCCGATCTGA
- a CDS encoding acyl-CoA dehydrogenase family protein — translation MAYREVRSATDDIAFVLDRLGVGDALARLAPFREFDTATLMQVVNEAGRFARDVLAPLNAVGDREGCHWQDGEVHTPAGFAEAYRQYREAGWPSLPCDPDVGGQGLPIVAQVALQELTAGANLAWTMYPGILHGAYECVHRFGSEALQDAWLAPLVSGEWLATMCLTEPGAGSDLGQIRTRAEWLDDQTVRVTGEKIFISGGEQDFRPNIVHLVLARTPDAPAGSAGLSLFLVPKWLPDGERNAVHCTGIEHKMGIRGSATCSMAFEGATGYLVGYPHGGLEAMFAMMNSARLHVGASGLGLAQSAFEMSARHASERVQSRVPGAASGAPIAEHPAVWRLLEGQRVAVEGARLLLYRAALAIDEAHHAETPEAQQQANALAALLTPIVKAMLTEKAFEGASAALQVFGGYGYVEETGISQIMRDARIPMIYEGTNEIQAIDLFMRKIVRDHGATLGQWLDWARAQVCEALTDDAPGGFRAALAGFDEWQALMPDAIALAQASPRAALCVAGEVMRVVHGLSMAGLWAQAALADGDDVHGKRSAARYWLKFILPDTRRAMGIIAAQIAEPETAA, via the coding sequence ATGGCCTATCGGGAAGTGCGTAGTGCGACGGACGATATTGCGTTCGTGCTGGACCGGCTCGGCGTGGGCGATGCGCTTGCCCGATTGGCGCCGTTTCGCGAGTTCGACACGGCGACGCTCATGCAGGTGGTCAACGAAGCGGGGCGCTTTGCACGCGACGTGCTGGCGCCGCTCAACGCCGTGGGTGACCGGGAGGGCTGCCACTGGCAAGACGGTGAGGTGCACACACCCGCAGGGTTTGCCGAGGCGTATCGCCAGTATCGTGAGGCGGGTTGGCCGTCGCTGCCCTGCGATCCCGATGTTGGCGGGCAGGGGTTGCCCATCGTCGCGCAGGTGGCGTTGCAGGAGCTGACCGCCGGGGCGAACCTCGCATGGACGATGTACCCGGGGATTCTGCATGGTGCGTACGAGTGCGTGCACCGCTTCGGCAGCGAGGCGTTGCAGGACGCGTGGCTTGCGCCGCTGGTGAGCGGCGAATGGCTAGCCACAATGTGCCTGACCGAGCCGGGCGCCGGTAGCGATCTGGGACAGATTCGCACGCGCGCCGAGTGGCTTGACGATCAGACGGTGCGCGTAACCGGCGAGAAGATATTCATCTCCGGCGGCGAGCAGGACTTCAGGCCGAACATCGTGCATCTGGTGCTGGCGCGTACGCCCGATGCACCGGCGGGTAGCGCAGGGTTATCGCTATTTCTCGTGCCGAAGTGGCTGCCCGACGGCGAACGCAACGCCGTGCACTGCACCGGCATCGAACACAAGATGGGCATTCGCGGCAGCGCCACTTGCTCGATGGCATTCGAGGGCGCGACTGGTTATCTCGTCGGATATCCACACGGGGGACTCGAAGCCATGTTCGCGATGATGAATTCGGCACGGCTTCATGTGGGCGCTTCCGGTCTCGGGCTTGCACAGAGCGCGTTCGAGATGTCTGCGCGACACGCCAGCGAGCGCGTGCAGTCGCGTGTGCCGGGGGCGGCTTCGGGAGCCCCTATCGCGGAGCATCCGGCCGTGTGGCGTTTGCTTGAAGGGCAACGCGTCGCGGTCGAAGGGGCTCGCTTGTTGTTGTATCGCGCAGCACTCGCGATTGACGAGGCGCATCACGCCGAGACGCCTGAAGCACAGCAGCAAGCCAATGCGCTTGCTGCGCTGCTGACGCCGATCGTCAAGGCGATGCTCACGGAAAAGGCGTTCGAAGGCGCTAGCGCGGCGTTGCAAGTGTTCGGCGGCTACGGCTATGTGGAAGAAACGGGCATCTCGCAAATCATGCGTGACGCGAGAATCCCGATGATCTACGAAGGCACCAACGAGATTCAGGCCATCGATCTGTTCATGCGCAAGATCGTTCGCGATCACGGCGCGACGTTGGGGCAGTGGCTCGACTGGGCGCGCGCTCAGGTGTGCGAGGCTTTGACCGACGACGCACCCGGTGGCTTCCGCGCAGCGCTGGCTGGCTTCGACGAATGGCAGGCACTGATGCCGGATGCGATTGCACTTGCGCAAGCATCGCCCCGTGCGGCGTTATGTGTGGCAGGTGAGGTGATGCGCGTCGTACACGGCTTGTCGATGGCAGGCCTCTGGGCGCAGGCGGCGCTCGCCGATGGCGACGATGTCCACGGCAAACGCAGCGCAGCGCGTTATTGGCTCAAATTCATACTCCCCGACACACGGCGGGCGATGGGCATCATCGCGGCGCAGATTGCCGAACCGGAGACCGCAGCATGA
- the mhpT gene encoding 3-(3-hydroxy-phenyl)propionate transporter MhpT gives MESTRERGAQAILPASERTGSTANTVVLTLGLCFAVALLEGLDLQSVGVAARGMAKEFGLSVAQMGIAFSAGTFGLLPGAMVGGRLADSIGRKRVLMLSAALFGVLSIATAFVSDFWMLVIVRVLTGIGLGGAMPNLIALSSEAVAPRLRGTAVSIMYCGIPLGGGIAATIGMLAVSDADWRHIFYVGGVGPLLLLPLLAVFLPESKAFAEATSQGQRTTPAPFMSVLFSEGRGVSTVQLWLSYFCTLIVLYFLLNWLPSLMGSRGLARGEIGWVQILFNVGSAVGVLCLGLLMDRVRMSVVIGGMYLGMIASLIGLAAAQGFAVLATAAFFAGMFIIGGQSVLYALAAAYYPTAMRGTGVGAAVAIGRIGSVVGPLAAGMLLAVGSSAAVVIGASVPVVIVAALAALTLIRRPRAAD, from the coding sequence ATGGAATCGACTCGGGAGCGTGGTGCGCAGGCGATATTGCCTGCGAGTGAGCGCACGGGCAGCACGGCCAACACGGTAGTGCTCACGCTGGGCTTGTGCTTTGCCGTCGCATTGCTCGAAGGACTCGACCTTCAATCGGTCGGGGTGGCCGCACGGGGCATGGCCAAGGAGTTCGGGCTGAGCGTCGCGCAGATGGGCATCGCTTTCTCGGCAGGTACATTCGGGCTGTTGCCCGGCGCCATGGTCGGTGGGCGGTTGGCTGACAGCATCGGCCGCAAGCGCGTGCTGATGCTCTCGGCAGCGTTGTTCGGTGTGTTGTCGATTGCCACCGCGTTCGTGTCTGATTTCTGGATGCTGGTGATCGTGCGCGTGCTCACGGGTATCGGCCTCGGCGGTGCCATGCCGAACCTGATCGCACTTTCCTCCGAAGCCGTCGCACCGCGTCTGCGTGGCACGGCGGTGAGCATCATGTACTGCGGTATCCCGTTGGGCGGTGGCATTGCCGCCACCATCGGCATGCTCGCCGTGAGCGATGCCGACTGGCGCCACATCTTCTACGTCGGCGGTGTCGGGCCGTTGTTGCTGTTGCCGCTGCTTGCCGTCTTCCTGCCCGAGTCGAAGGCGTTTGCCGAGGCCACGTCGCAAGGTCAGCGCACCACGCCTGCACCGTTCATGTCGGTGCTGTTCTCCGAGGGGCGCGGCGTGTCGACGGTGCAGTTGTGGCTGAGTTACTTCTGCACGCTCATCGTGCTGTACTTCCTGCTCAACTGGCTGCCCTCGCTTATGGGCTCGCGTGGTCTCGCCCGCGGTGAAATCGGCTGGGTGCAGATCCTCTTCAACGTCGGCAGTGCTGTCGGTGTGTTGTGTCTTGGCCTGCTGATGGACCGCGTGCGCATGTCGGTCGTCATCGGTGGCATGTATCTCGGCATGATTGCCTCGCTGATCGGGTTGGCGGCGGCGCAAGGCTTCGCCGTACTGGCGACAGCGGCCTTCTTCGCCGGCATGTTCATCATCGGCGGCCAGTCGGTGCTCTATGCACTCGCCGCGGCTTATTACCCGACTGCCATGCGCGGCACCGGTGTTGGCGCGGCGGTGGCGATCGGGCGTATCGGCTCGGTGGTCGGACCGCTCGCCGCAGGCATGTTGCTCGCTGTGGGCAGCAGTGCTGCCGTGGTGATCGGCGCCAGTGTGCCGGTCGTCATCGTCGCCGCGCTCGCGGCACTCACGCTCATCCGTCGTCCCCGCGCAGCCGACTGA
- a CDS encoding MarR family winged helix-turn-helix transcriptional regulator, with protein sequence MSVVSPKKKPAAAAAASGLADLAETAAPASGGAGAEVTPETANTANAADGRPRRSKLRLTYVIASLDRLLRRHMSEALAPLGLTLAQFTALSVLDARGKLSNAQLAQRSFITPQSANEVVGVMASRQWITREPDPNHGRIVLLQLTDEGRRVLAQCEVVAKEIDARMRTDVSREDAAAVQRHLEMFVRNLRD encoded by the coding sequence ATGAGCGTCGTTTCCCCGAAAAAAAAGCCGGCCGCTGCGGCCGCTGCGTCCGGTTTGGCTGATCTGGCCGAGACGGCCGCGCCGGCGTCCGGTGGCGCCGGTGCTGAAGTGACGCCCGAGACGGCCAATACTGCCAATGCTGCCGATGGCCGTCCGCGCCGCTCAAAGCTGCGCCTGACGTACGTCATCGCCAGCCTCGATCGTCTGCTGCGCCGCCACATGTCCGAGGCCCTCGCACCGCTTGGCCTCACGCTCGCACAGTTCACCGCGCTGTCAGTGCTCGACGCGCGCGGCAAACTCTCCAACGCGCAACTCGCGCAACGCTCGTTCATCACGCCGCAGTCAGCCAATGAGGTCGTGGGCGTCATGGCGTCGCGCCAGTGGATTACGCGCGAACCCGACCCGAACCACGGCCGTATCGTGCTCCTGCAACTGACCGACGAAGGCCGCCGTGTGCTTGCCCAGTGCGAGGTTGTCGCCAAGGAGATCGACGCCCGCATGCGTACGGACGTCAGTCGAGAGGACGCCGCTGCCGTGCAACGCCATCTGGAAATGTTCGTGCGCAATCTGCGCGACTGA
- a CDS encoding amidohydrolase family protein, producing the protein MNLDKLVAIDTHVHAEVSCCQPPDLFGKAFDDAADKYFGTVLKQNRRPTIPETIAHYRERNIGFVMFTVDCEANIGRRRIPNEEIAGYAQENADIMIAFASIDPHKGRMGVREARRLVEEFGVRGFKFHPTMQGFFANDRMAYPMYELIAEYQLTAVFHSGHSGIGSGMPGGGGLRLKYSEPIHLDDVATDFPEMNIVIAHPSWPWQSQALSIALHKPNVYIDLSGWSPKYFSPELVQYANSLLREKMLFGSDFPLIAPDRWLRDFETAGFRDEVKPLVLKENAVRMLGLGAVAETTASAVV; encoded by the coding sequence ATGAATCTCGACAAACTCGTCGCTATCGATACGCACGTTCACGCCGAAGTGTCGTGCTGTCAGCCTCCGGATCTGTTCGGCAAAGCATTCGACGACGCGGCGGACAAATATTTCGGCACGGTGCTCAAGCAGAACCGCCGGCCGACGATTCCCGAGACCATCGCGCATTACCGCGAGCGCAATATCGGCTTCGTGATGTTCACGGTCGATTGCGAAGCCAACATCGGCCGGCGGCGAATCCCGAACGAGGAAATCGCGGGCTATGCGCAAGAGAACGCAGACATCATGATCGCGTTCGCGAGCATCGACCCGCACAAAGGGCGGATGGGCGTGCGTGAGGCGCGTCGTCTGGTGGAGGAATTCGGTGTGCGCGGGTTCAAGTTCCACCCGACGATGCAGGGCTTCTTCGCCAACGACCGGATGGCGTATCCGATGTACGAGCTGATCGCGGAGTACCAGCTGACTGCCGTATTTCACAGCGGCCATTCGGGCATCGGTTCCGGTATGCCGGGCGGCGGCGGGCTGCGGCTCAAGTACTCGGAGCCGATTCATCTCGATGACGTGGCGACCGATTTTCCCGAAATGAACATCGTGATTGCACACCCCTCGTGGCCGTGGCAATCGCAGGCGCTCTCGATCGCGCTGCACAAGCCGAACGTTTATATCGACTTGTCGGGCTGGTCGCCGAAGTACTTCTCGCCAGAGTTGGTGCAGTACGCGAACTCGCTGTTGCGCGAAAAGATGCTGTTCGGCTCGGACTTCCCGTTGATTGCCCCGGACCGCTGGCTGCGCGACTTCGAGACGGCGGGTTTTCGCGATGAGGTCAAACCGCTGGTGCTCAAGGAGAACGCCGTGCGCATGCTGGGTCTGGGGGCGGTCGCGGAGACAACTGCCTCAGCCGTGGTGTGA
- a CDS encoding chemotaxis protein CheX, with protein MNRTTPRESVNHFLILDDNVEHEYPEALVRGMIDITDGAIRGLFGDVTVTCESPSVVRDRIIFGEVFSLIPLESAWCRGYMMMQAEQVPFMQLLEHTGRCEGQAGFRELNGMLGEMTNLIWGAFKSRFMGDPAAVDHTQVQVPLLINHKQKYISFGTDNPQLCFVYQLTDPVSGQIVTLHQHFVFSLNWSPEAFREAAQTVTEPVETGALEMF; from the coding sequence ATGAACCGAACCACCCCCCGCGAGTCGGTCAACCACTTCCTGATCCTCGACGACAACGTCGAACACGAATATCCCGAAGCGCTCGTGCGCGGGATGATCGATATCACCGATGGCGCCATTCGTGGCCTGTTCGGCGACGTCACTGTGACGTGCGAGTCGCCGAGCGTGGTGCGCGATCGCATCATCTTCGGCGAAGTCTTCAGCCTGATTCCGCTGGAGAGCGCCTGGTGCCGTGGCTACATGATGATGCAGGCCGAGCAGGTGCCGTTCATGCAGTTGCTCGAACACACGGGCCGCTGCGAAGGGCAGGCCGGCTTTCGTGAGCTCAACGGCATGCTGGGCGAGATGACCAATCTCATCTGGGGCGCGTTCAAGAGCCGCTTCATGGGCGACCCGGCGGCTGTGGACCACACGCAGGTGCAGGTGCCGCTGCTGATCAACCACAAGCAGAAGTACATCTCGTTCGGTACCGATAACCCGCAGCTGTGCTTCGTCTATCAGCTGACGGACCCGGTGAGCGGACAGATCGTCACGCTGCATCAGCATTTCGTCTTCAGCCTGAACTGGTCGCCCGAAGCGTTCCGCGAAGCGGCGCAGACCGTGACTGAGCCGGTCGAGACCGGTGCGCTGGAAATGTTCTGA
- a CDS encoding feruloyl-CoA synthase produces MRPRAPRGRPEAGDSVLNQGNIPAAADAAAHRYRHVAIGNPGVELLRDGEFWYLRSREALGEFPERLTDRLVSGAAKHPERWLIARRGADGEWVGITYAEMLSRARAIGQALLDRGLSQARPIAILSGNDLEHFQLALGAMFAGVPFAPISPAYSIVSTDFGKLRHTLGLLQPGLVYASDASAYGRAMDAVLGDDVIRVTGNGANGTLAFDALLDTVPRDIDAAHAKVDGQTIAKILFTSGSTRQPKAVPTTQRMLCSNQQMLLQTFPTFGETPPVLIDWLPWNHTYGGSHNVGIALYNGGTLYIDDGKPVAGKFEETLRNLREISPTVYFNVPKGWEDLAIALEKDAELRERFFAKVNLYFFGGAGLSQAAWDRLERVTEAHCGERIRIMSGLGMTETSPSCMFTTGPIMRAGYIGLPAPGCEVKLAPVGGKLEVRFRGPNVMGGYWRHEASDPVFDEEGYYCTGDAATFVDIAHPEIGLQFDGRITEDFKLSSGTFVSVGPLRARVISEGAPYVQDAVVTGINRDDIGLLVFPRVDDCRRLSGLPANASMAEVVASAPVREFFARLMQQLNVQAGGSATYVARLWLLDTPPSLDRGEVTDKGSINQRAVQDHRAATVDALHAAQADDLRAILAPARR; encoded by the coding sequence ATGCGCCCGAGAGCGCCGCGCGGCAGGCCGGAAGCAGGAGACAGTGTTTTGAACCAAGGCAACATCCCGGCCGCAGCCGACGCTGCTGCGCATCGCTATCGTCACGTCGCCATCGGCAACCCCGGCGTGGAACTGCTGCGCGACGGCGAGTTCTGGTATCTGCGGTCGCGCGAAGCGCTCGGTGAGTTTCCCGAGCGCCTGACCGACCGTCTCGTGAGCGGCGCGGCAAAGCACCCCGAGCGGTGGCTCATCGCGCGCCGTGGCGCTGACGGCGAGTGGGTCGGCATCACGTACGCCGAGATGCTGTCGCGGGCGCGGGCCATCGGTCAGGCGCTGCTCGATCGTGGGCTGTCGCAGGCGCGTCCGATTGCGATTCTTTCCGGCAACGATCTCGAACATTTTCAACTGGCGCTCGGTGCGATGTTCGCGGGGGTGCCGTTTGCGCCGATTTCGCCCGCGTATTCCATCGTGTCGACCGATTTCGGCAAATTGCGCCATACGCTGGGTCTGCTGCAACCGGGGCTTGTCTATGCCTCGGACGCCAGCGCCTACGGCCGTGCAATGGATGCCGTCCTCGGTGACGATGTGATCCGTGTGACCGGCAATGGTGCGAATGGCACGCTGGCATTCGACGCATTGCTCGACACCGTGCCGCGCGATATCGATGCGGCGCATGCGAAGGTCGATGGACAGACCATCGCCAAAATTCTCTTCACCTCAGGTTCGACGCGTCAGCCGAAGGCCGTGCCGACCACGCAGCGCATGCTGTGCAGCAACCAGCAGATGCTGCTGCAAACGTTCCCGACGTTCGGCGAGACGCCACCTGTGCTGATCGACTGGTTGCCGTGGAATCACACCTACGGCGGCAGTCACAACGTGGGCATTGCGCTGTACAACGGCGGCACGCTGTACATCGACGACGGCAAACCCGTTGCGGGCAAGTTCGAAGAGACGCTGCGCAATCTTCGCGAGATTTCGCCGACGGTGTATTTCAATGTGCCCAAAGGCTGGGAGGATCTCGCCATCGCGCTGGAGAAAGACGCTGAATTGCGCGAGCGTTTCTTCGCGAAGGTGAATCTGTATTTCTTCGGCGGTGCCGGGCTGTCGCAGGCGGCTTGGGATCGGCTGGAACGTGTGACGGAAGCGCACTGCGGCGAGCGCATTCGCATCATGTCCGGTCTGGGCATGACGGAAACGTCGCCGAGTTGCATGTTCACGACCGGGCCGATCATGCGCGCTGGGTACATCGGACTCCCGGCCCCCGGCTGCGAGGTGAAACTGGCACCTGTCGGCGGCAAGCTCGAAGTGCGCTTTCGCGGCCCGAATGTCATGGGCGGCTACTGGCGGCATGAGGCGTCTGATCCGGTCTTTGACGAGGAGGGCTACTACTGCACCGGCGACGCGGCAACCTTCGTGGATATCGCACATCCGGAGATCGGGCTGCAATTCGACGGCCGTATTACGGAAGACTTCAAACTGAGTTCGGGCACGTTCGTGAGTGTCGGGCCGCTGCGCGCACGTGTGATTTCCGAAGGCGCGCCGTACGTGCAGGACGCGGTTGTGACCGGCATCAATCGCGACGATATCGGTCTGCTCGTATTCCCGCGCGTCGACGATTGCCGACGGCTCAGCGGGCTGCCAGCGAACGCGTCGATGGCCGAGGTGGTGGCCTCTGCCCCAGTGCGCGAGTTCTTTGCCCGCCTGATGCAGCAACTGAACGTGCAGGCGGGCGGTAGCGCGACCTATGTGGCGCGACTCTGGTTGCTCGACACCCCGCCATCGCTCGATCGCGGCGAAGTGACCGATAAGGGCTCGATCAATCAGCGTGCGGTGCAGGATCATCGCGCGGCAACCGTCGACGCGTTGCATGCCGCGCAAGCGGACGACTTGCGCGCCATTCTGGCCCCCGCGAGACGCTGA
- a CDS encoding response regulator — MSKILVVDDSSTVRDEVAGFLRKNGLDVDTAVDGKDGLAKIKASPGVKLVISDVNMPNMDGLTMVEKIRGELANSSVNVVMLTTESSPAMKERGKAAGVRGWIVKPFKGDAVLETFRKLAS, encoded by the coding sequence ATGTCGAAGATTCTCGTGGTCGACGATTCGAGCACTGTGCGCGACGAAGTCGCGGGTTTCCTGCGCAAGAACGGCCTGGATGTCGACACGGCCGTCGACGGCAAGGACGGCCTCGCGAAGATCAAGGCCAGCCCGGGCGTGAAGCTCGTCATCAGCGACGTGAACATGCCGAACATGGACGGCCTGACGATGGTCGAGAAGATTCGCGGCGAACTCGCCAACAGCTCGGTCAACGTGGTGATGCTCACGACCGAGAGCAGCCCGGCAATGAAAGAGCGCGGCAAGGCCGCGGGCGTGCGCGGCTGGATCGTCAAGCCGTTCAAGGGCGATGCCGTGCTGGAGACGTTCCGCAAGCTGGCGAGCTAA